One window of the Salvia miltiorrhiza cultivar Shanhuang (shh) chromosome 6, IMPLAD_Smil_shh, whole genome shotgun sequence genome contains the following:
- the LOC130988419 gene encoding U-box domain-containing protein 34 isoform X1 produces the protein MMATVAVAVKSSDGRGSQRAVRWAMENLMHTAARLVLVRVMSPITCVPTPSGGSIPISELDGSMVDMYTHDMQEKYEEDLSTFRYRHRTQKIETVLLEGDNPAFALLRYISDSGATSLVLGSCSSNSFARTPNDSEVPSIVLKRAPDTCKIYVVSAKKITSNSSNPMSTSGRERDSRSFTSSSSSSESKYKNCLSDVSHLPSRSQTTTFSSVNLDAVMETSHQASEEKLSDMSRNKGFPSISSTHSKQSDIQVEIEQLRLEVENTMTMYNQACQDLVHAQSKVHLLSSECIQEAQRVNAAQEREVNLRKIAAQEREKYLEAEKEADMAKRLLAEETYERQMAELMVQKESLEKNKIADALLFGDLRYRRYTRDDIQIATCSFEENRVIGEGAYGKVYKCSLDHTSVAVKTLRPEASDRNKEFLKEVEVLSQLRHPHIVLLLGACPELGCLVYEYMENGSLEDHILPRRGRPPLPWPVRFRIAFEVACGLAFLHHSKPEPIVHRDLKPGNILLDKYYVSKIGDVGLAKFISDLVPDNITEYGESVIAGTLFYMDPEYQRTGTLRPKSDLYSFGVILLQLLSARHPKGLIMKFENAVSSGNFLDVLDQSVTDWPLAEAVQLAEVALKCCKLRCRDRPDLDTEVLPVLKRLAEFADSGSLAERDLRLAPKHYYCPILQEIMDNPFIAADGFTYEHYAIKAWLDRHDVSPVTKQKLQHKMLIPNHMLRSAIQEWIGNDA, from the exons CAGGTGGTAGCATACCCATCAGCGAGCTAGATGGAAGTATGGTGGACATGTATACTCATGATATGCAGGAAAAATATGAGGAAGATCTATCAACTTTTAGGTATCGACATAGGACACAGAAG ATTGAGACCGTGTTACTGGAAGGAGACAATCCTGCATTTGCTCTTCTAAGGTATATATCCGATTCAGGAGCTACAAGTTTGGTGCTGGGCTCTTGCTCATCCAATTCCTTTGCTAG GACGCCTAATGATTCTGAGGTGCCGTCAATAGTTCTCAAACGTGCTCCTGACACGTGCAAAATCTATGTGGTCTCagcaaaaaaaatcacatcaaaTTCCTCTAATCCTATGTCAACATCTG GGAGGGAGCGTGATTCTCGTTCATTcacatcttcttcttcatcttcagaGTCCAAATATAAGAACTGCCTTTCAGATGTTAGTCATCTTCCTTCTCGTTCACAAACAACAACATTCTCTTCTGTGAATCTGGATGCTGTTATGGAGACATCTCATCAAGCATCAGAAGAGAAACTCTCAGATATGTCAAGAAATAAAGGATTCCCGTCCATTTCTTCTACGCACTCAAAGCAG TCAGACATTCAGGTTGAAATAGAGCAACTGCGCCTGGAAGTGGAGAATACTATGACCATGTATAATCAAGCTTGTCAAGACCTGGTCCATGCACAGAGCAAG GTGCACTTGCTTTCTTCTGAGTGCATTCAGGAAGCACAGAGAGTGAATGCTGCACAGGAAAGAGAAGTAAATTTAAGGAAAATTGCTGctcaagagagagagaaatatttgGAAGCTGAGAAGGAGGCTGACATGGCGAAAAGACTTCTTGCGGAAGAAACATATGAAAGGCAGATGGCAGAACTCATGGTGCAGAAAGAATCATTAGAGAAAAACAAAATTGCTGATGCGCTACTGTTTGGTGATCTACGATATAGAAGGTACACGCGAGATGACATACAGATAGCAACCTGTTCTTTTGAAGAAAATAGAGTGATTGGCGAAGGAGCATATGGTAAAGTTTATAAGTGCAGCCTTGATCACACCTCAGTTGCTGTTAAAACTCTTCGCCCTGAGGCTTCTGACAGAAACAAGGAGTTTCTAAAAGAG GTGGAAGTGCTTAGTCAATTACGCCATCCTCACATTGTTTTGTTGCTTGGAGCCTGTCCAGAACTTGGCTGTCTTGTTTACGAGTATATGGAGAATGGGAGTCTTGAAGATCATATCCTGCCCAGAAGGGGCAGACCGCCCCTTCCTTGGCCTGTTAGATTTCGGATAGCATTTGAGGTTGCTTGCGGACTTGCCTTCCTGCACCACTCGAAGCCAGAGCCAATAGTTCATCGGGATCTAAAACCTGGAAACATTTTGCTTGACAAATACTATGTGAGCAAAATCGGGGATGTAGGCCTGGCCAAATTCATCTCCGATCTTGTGCCTGACAATATAACAGAGTATGGGGAGTCTGTTATAGCAGGCACCCTGTTCTATATGGATCCTGAATACCAAAGAACAGGAACTCTTCGACCAAAATCCGATCTATACTCTTTTGGAGTAATACTCCTCCAGTTATTGTCTGCACGCCATCCCAAAGGGCTTATAATGAAGTTTGAAAATGCTGTGAGCAGTGGCAATTTCTTGGATGTTCTTGATCAGTCGGTTACAGATTGGCCACTAGCTGAAGCAGTTCAACTTGCAGAGGTAGCATTGAAATGCTGCAAACTCAGATGCAGAGATCGACCGGACCTTGACACCGAAGTATTGCCCGTTTTGAAAAGACTCGCAGAGTTTGCTGATTCCGGTAGCTTGGCTGAAAGAGACCTCAGACTAGCACCGAAACACTATTACTGCCCAATTCTTCAG GAAATAATGGACAATCCCTTCATAGCAGCAGATGGTTTCACATACGAGCATTATGCGATAAAGGCATGGCTTGACAGGCACGATGTTTCCCCGGTGACAAAACAAAAACTACAGCACAAGATGCTCATTCCAAATCATATGCTGCGCTCAGCCATCCAAGAATGGATTGGAAACGACGCGTAA
- the LOC130988419 gene encoding U-box domain-containing protein 34 isoform X2 yields MVDMYTHDMQEKYEEDLSTFRYRHRTQKIETVLLEGDNPAFALLRYISDSGATSLVLGSCSSNSFARTPNDSEVPSIVLKRAPDTCKIYVVSAKKITSNSSNPMSTSGRERDSRSFTSSSSSSESKYKNCLSDVSHLPSRSQTTTFSSVNLDAVMETSHQASEEKLSDMSRNKGFPSISSTHSKQSDIQVEIEQLRLEVENTMTMYNQACQDLVHAQSKVHLLSSECIQEAQRVNAAQEREVNLRKIAAQEREKYLEAEKEADMAKRLLAEETYERQMAELMVQKESLEKNKIADALLFGDLRYRRYTRDDIQIATCSFEENRVIGEGAYGKVYKCSLDHTSVAVKTLRPEASDRNKEFLKEVEVLSQLRHPHIVLLLGACPELGCLVYEYMENGSLEDHILPRRGRPPLPWPVRFRIAFEVACGLAFLHHSKPEPIVHRDLKPGNILLDKYYVSKIGDVGLAKFISDLVPDNITEYGESVIAGTLFYMDPEYQRTGTLRPKSDLYSFGVILLQLLSARHPKGLIMKFENAVSSGNFLDVLDQSVTDWPLAEAVQLAEVALKCCKLRCRDRPDLDTEVLPVLKRLAEFADSGSLAERDLRLAPKHYYCPILQEIMDNPFIAADGFTYEHYAIKAWLDRHDVSPVTKQKLQHKMLIPNHMLRSAIQEWIGNDA; encoded by the exons ATGGTGGACATGTATACTCATGATATGCAGGAAAAATATGAGGAAGATCTATCAACTTTTAGGTATCGACATAGGACACAGAAG ATTGAGACCGTGTTACTGGAAGGAGACAATCCTGCATTTGCTCTTCTAAGGTATATATCCGATTCAGGAGCTACAAGTTTGGTGCTGGGCTCTTGCTCATCCAATTCCTTTGCTAG GACGCCTAATGATTCTGAGGTGCCGTCAATAGTTCTCAAACGTGCTCCTGACACGTGCAAAATCTATGTGGTCTCagcaaaaaaaatcacatcaaaTTCCTCTAATCCTATGTCAACATCTG GGAGGGAGCGTGATTCTCGTTCATTcacatcttcttcttcatcttcagaGTCCAAATATAAGAACTGCCTTTCAGATGTTAGTCATCTTCCTTCTCGTTCACAAACAACAACATTCTCTTCTGTGAATCTGGATGCTGTTATGGAGACATCTCATCAAGCATCAGAAGAGAAACTCTCAGATATGTCAAGAAATAAAGGATTCCCGTCCATTTCTTCTACGCACTCAAAGCAG TCAGACATTCAGGTTGAAATAGAGCAACTGCGCCTGGAAGTGGAGAATACTATGACCATGTATAATCAAGCTTGTCAAGACCTGGTCCATGCACAGAGCAAG GTGCACTTGCTTTCTTCTGAGTGCATTCAGGAAGCACAGAGAGTGAATGCTGCACAGGAAAGAGAAGTAAATTTAAGGAAAATTGCTGctcaagagagagagaaatatttgGAAGCTGAGAAGGAGGCTGACATGGCGAAAAGACTTCTTGCGGAAGAAACATATGAAAGGCAGATGGCAGAACTCATGGTGCAGAAAGAATCATTAGAGAAAAACAAAATTGCTGATGCGCTACTGTTTGGTGATCTACGATATAGAAGGTACACGCGAGATGACATACAGATAGCAACCTGTTCTTTTGAAGAAAATAGAGTGATTGGCGAAGGAGCATATGGTAAAGTTTATAAGTGCAGCCTTGATCACACCTCAGTTGCTGTTAAAACTCTTCGCCCTGAGGCTTCTGACAGAAACAAGGAGTTTCTAAAAGAG GTGGAAGTGCTTAGTCAATTACGCCATCCTCACATTGTTTTGTTGCTTGGAGCCTGTCCAGAACTTGGCTGTCTTGTTTACGAGTATATGGAGAATGGGAGTCTTGAAGATCATATCCTGCCCAGAAGGGGCAGACCGCCCCTTCCTTGGCCTGTTAGATTTCGGATAGCATTTGAGGTTGCTTGCGGACTTGCCTTCCTGCACCACTCGAAGCCAGAGCCAATAGTTCATCGGGATCTAAAACCTGGAAACATTTTGCTTGACAAATACTATGTGAGCAAAATCGGGGATGTAGGCCTGGCCAAATTCATCTCCGATCTTGTGCCTGACAATATAACAGAGTATGGGGAGTCTGTTATAGCAGGCACCCTGTTCTATATGGATCCTGAATACCAAAGAACAGGAACTCTTCGACCAAAATCCGATCTATACTCTTTTGGAGTAATACTCCTCCAGTTATTGTCTGCACGCCATCCCAAAGGGCTTATAATGAAGTTTGAAAATGCTGTGAGCAGTGGCAATTTCTTGGATGTTCTTGATCAGTCGGTTACAGATTGGCCACTAGCTGAAGCAGTTCAACTTGCAGAGGTAGCATTGAAATGCTGCAAACTCAGATGCAGAGATCGACCGGACCTTGACACCGAAGTATTGCCCGTTTTGAAAAGACTCGCAGAGTTTGCTGATTCCGGTAGCTTGGCTGAAAGAGACCTCAGACTAGCACCGAAACACTATTACTGCCCAATTCTTCAG GAAATAATGGACAATCCCTTCATAGCAGCAGATGGTTTCACATACGAGCATTATGCGATAAAGGCATGGCTTGACAGGCACGATGTTTCCCCGGTGACAAAACAAAAACTACAGCACAAGATGCTCATTCCAAATCATATGCTGCGCTCAGCCATCCAAGAATGGATTGGAAACGACGCGTAA